One Ranitomeya imitator isolate aRanImi1 chromosome 1, aRanImi1.pri, whole genome shotgun sequence DNA window includes the following coding sequences:
- the LOC138657186 gene encoding uncharacterized protein — MDLRPTQSNLTDRETGSDSELVIDPVGEGEEVAGPSSAPSGSIPPGSSSSGQPAPAAPEQHQEAPQFSSAASAAAAAAPPSQDDPGNSSSPTVALERSPQAAVRPQRSRRRRELLQSRRNVDAGVMNYLARVQEDDGEEGFTRSLAQYLRSIERELRLRVRGCFQILIDACTPPNNPYNLLQMIEQWQMSPENILRPQRLQGMHAQQGSEAPPPHQPTPQPQPTTNPQWQPQYHMARYQQPSQYGHLSTPSAGAWSQPGFGQYGHFGLGYDSRPYGHQHQGYLQNPVPNLQSAQHHSRHNVPQATTTSAQGAGQLGLQRPPDADPEQSTSPPPTYQDL, encoded by the exons atggacctcaggcc aacacagtctaacctcactgacagggagacagggtctgactctgaactggtcattgacccagttggtgaaggtgaagaggtggctggtccatcttctgctccctcaggctccatccctccaggatcctcctcatctggccagccagctccagctgcACCAGAACAACatcaagaggccccacagttctcatcagcagcatcagcagcagcagcagcagcaccacctagccaggatgaccctggaaatagcagcagccctactgttgccctggagcgatcaccacaggctgcagtcagaccacagcgttcacgtcgcaggagagagcttctccaaagcaggagaaacgtggatgctggggtcatgaactatttggcaagggttcaagaggatgatggggaggagggctttacaaggagccttgcccagtacttaaggtccatagagcgggagttgaggcttcgtgtgagagggtgttttcagatccttattgatgcatgcacccccccaaataacccatacaatcttttgcagatgattgaacagtggcagatgtcaccagaaaatattctgcggcctcagagattacaaggcatgcatgctcaacaaggatctgaagcaccccctccacatcagccaacacctcaaccccaacccacaacgaacccacaatggcaacctcagtaccatatggcaagatatcagcaaccatcccaatatggccacttgtccacacccagtgctggagcctggtcccaacctgggtttggacaatatggtcattttggtttggggtatgattcccggccatatggtcatcaacatcaggggtatctccaaaatcctgtcccaaatcttcaaagtgcccagcatcatagcaggcataatgtccctcaggccactaccacatccgcacagggtgctggacaattgggcctacaaaggccacctgatgctgaccctgagcaatccacatctccaccacctacctaccaggacttgtga